In Amycolatopsis sp. FBCC-B4732, the genomic stretch GGGGTCGGGGTCTCGCTGGTCGGCGGCGGGGGCGTCGGGGTCGGCGTCCCGCTGCCGGGCAGGCTGGTGGTGCCGCTGCCGCTGCCCGGGATCGACGTCGCCGAGCCCGCCGGCGGTACCTGCGTCGACGACGCGCCGGGCGGCACCGACGGCACCGAGGTCTGGATCGGGCCCTGGACCGGGGCCTCGGGGTTCTGCAGCTGCGCGGCGAGCTGCCGGTGCTGTTCCATCAGCTGGTCGCGGTTGTCTTCGTCGCTGACCTGCGACAACGCGGCCTGGGCGGCGTCGAGGGCCTCGCGCGCGGCGTCGAGGTTGCCGCCGGCGATGGCCAGGTTCGCCTTCTCGAGGTCGAGCTTCGCGTTCGCGGCGGCCTCGACCGAGCGGGCGTGGTCGGAGTACAGGACCTTCGCGAGGCCCCACAGGGTGTCGCCCGGTTCCGCGGAGCGCGCGGCCAGCCCGGTCCCGGTGAACGCGATCGCCAGCACGGCGGCGGCGACGGCGATGGGGACGAGCAGCCTGCGGCGGCGTCCGCTCGAGGCGTGCCGCTTCGCGAGAGCGGCGGTGCTGACGGTGCGCACGGCGGTGTCGACGTCGACGAGCTCGGCCAGCGGCTCGCTGTCGATGTCTCTTCGCCACGCCACCAGCAACGCGTTGAGCTCCTGGTCGCCGAGGCCGTCGGCCAGCGCCGGGTCGGACCCGCCGAGCGCGTCGAGCAGCGCGTCATCGGCTTGCACGGCTGACAGGTCGGCGGCGAATTCCGCCTCCGAAGCCGACAAGCCACTACCGAAGACGTCGTCCGGCTGGAAACCTCTGTCATGACCGGTCACTCAGATCACCTCCTCCGCGGCCAGGACCTTTCTCAGCCGCGCGAGGGCGCGGTGCTGGGCGACGCGGACGGCGCCGGGAGTGGAGCCGACCGCGTCCGCGGTCTCCTCCGCCGACAGTCCGACAACCACGCGAAGCACCACGATCTCCCGCTGCTTGTCCGGCAGCACCTGCAACAACTGGGACATCCGCTCGTTCAGTTCACCTTGCAGCGCCCGCTGCTCGGGGCCGACCCCGCCTTCGACTTCGTCGGGGATCTCGGCCACCGGCTCGGCCCGGTTGCGCGCCGCCGCGCGGTGCGCGTCGGCCACCTTGTGCTGGGCGATCCCGTAGACGAAGGCCAGGAACGGGCGGCCTTGGTCGCGGTACGAGGGCAATGCCGTTAGCACCGCGAGACACACCTCCTGCGCAACGTCGTCCGCCGAAGCGAACGATCGCTCCTGCCTGCCAACCCGGGCGCGGCAATACCGCACTACCAGTGGACGGATAGCAGCCAGCAGCCGCTCCACTGCCTGGGGATCTCCCTCGACAGCAGCGGCGACCGGTTCATCCAGTCCATCCCCCACATTGGCCATCGCAGACAACAGTCCCAGTGTTACGTGTAGGTGTGCAAAGAACCCGGCCCGTGGTCGCCTCCGCCTCGAACCGGTGACCGCTACCGTACCGTCGGCCCGCTCCGGACCGACGCGCGCGGTGCTCCCCGGCGCGCCGTACTCGCCGGAGCCGCGAAAGTACGGATTTTCCTGCAGACCCGCGGCCGGATCCGACGATTCAACGAGCGAGCGGGGCCACGGGTACGAGATCCGTCGGAGGGACGGGTGCCACGGCGTCGATCCGCCGTGGCGGCTGCCTCAAGGGGCGCCGGAGTGTGATGGGGACCACGCAGGTACGGGCCAGGGCGGTGCGCCCTGGCCCGTCGTCACCTGTGTTCCGGCCGTGTCAGGATCGAGGAGAACTGCCGCGGGGACGGGTCAGCTGACCAGACCGCGGCGGAAGCCGTGGGCCACGGCCTGCGCGCGGTCGCGCACACCGAGCTTCCGGAACAGCCGCCGGGCGTGGGTCTTCACCGTGTCCTCGGACAGGTACAGCTCGCGGCCGATCTGGCCGTTGCTCTTGCCCTGGCTCATCCCCCGGAGCACCTGGAGCTCGCGCTCGGTCAGCTGGACGCCCGGGTCGGACGGCTGACGGGGCGCGGGCACCGAAGTGCTCGCGAGGGTGTGGGCGAGGGCGGCGACCAGCTCCGGCCGGGACGCGTCCCAGCGGAGGTAGCCGCGCGCGCCGCCGGCGATCGCGGCGGCGATGCTGCCCGCGTCGTCGGGGGCACCGAAGACGATGACGTTCGCCTGGGGGTTGGCCGAGACGAGCCGCCGGGTGGCTTCGACACCTGTCGGGACCGCGCGTTGCGTTCCGACCAGCACGACGTCGACGGGCTGACGGGAGTACCGGGCCAGCAGCTCGTCACCGTGCGCTACGCAGTCGATGCGACTGACCCCAGGGACCGCGGACATCACTCGGGTGAGCCCTTCACGGACACTGCGTCGGTCATCGCAGATCAAGACCGTCGTCACGGGGTTTCCTTCCTGCAGCCGGGTGACATTCCTCTTCCCCTATCGGACGCTTTAGCCCGAACCTTGACACGATCCGGTGGCTTTTTTTGAAGTTTCTTAGCCCGGATGCCGGAACACCCCATTCCGACGGCTCAACCACCCGGGTCGGGCACCCATGGCGATTCCCCCGCGATCCTCCTCCCGCAAGGATCTGCGCTTCGTAACACTGCGTGCAACACCTGAGCCACTCTGAATCGATACTCCTCGGCGTGTCCTGGGCGCAGGTCGGCCGCGACGAGGGCTGCGGGCCACAAAAGTGAAAGCAGTTCGCATTCCTCGGCGGTCGCCATCGCATTTCCGACAAGACCGTCCGAAATCTCCCGGTGATCGGGACACCCGGCCGCCGACACGGCGACAGCCAGCACAATCCCGGATTTCACCGCGTGCCGCCGCGCATCCCGCGCGACCGCCGTTTCGAATGCGCGCTCGGCGTGCGGCACGGCGGCAGCGCCCTGACCTGCGGCGAGCTCGATCTCGGCACCGACCCAGCCCCCGCGCACGCCCGCCCGCCAGCCGGCGCGCTGTTCGGCGGCCCTCGCGGCGAGCCTGCGGGCGGCGGTGAGGCGGCCGAGGGCGAGGTTGTCGGCGGCGAGCCCGAGGAGCGCGTCGGCCCTCGCACCGGCGGCGTCGAGGCCGTCCGGGTCGGAGTTTCCGGGGTCGGGGTCGCCGGTGCCGGAGTCGCCCGGGGCAGGGTCGCCGGGGTCGCCGGAGAGGGAGGCGGCCGCTTCAAGGCCGGCCGGGGCGGAGGCGCCGGTCAGCGAGGCGGCCGCTTCAAGGCCGGCCGGGGCGGGGTCGGCGGAGAGCGCGGCCGCCGCAACGAAGCTTCTCCGGTCGGAGGCCCCGGAGAGGGAGGCGGCCGCGTCAAGACCGCCGATGAGCAAGGCGGCTGTGTCGAGGCCGTCGGGGTCGGAGGCGCCGGAGAGCGAGGCGGCCGCGTCGAGGCCGCTCGGATCAGGGTCGCCGGTGAGCGCGGCAACCTTCGCGAAGGCCTCGCCGTCGAGCGCGCGAGCCTGCCTGTGCCCGCCCAGCTGCCGCCGGTGCGAAGCGAGCGTGCTGGCGGCGAGGGACGCCGTCACCGGGTCGCTATCGCCCCGGAGCCGCTCCAGGAGGGCAGCGGCGGCCGCGTACCGGCCCTGGGCGCCGAGCACAATGGCGGCGAGCAGCCGCTCCCGCGGGGTGCCCGCGCCGCGCAGGACGGCGGGATCGGGCAGCGGATCGCTCCCGAACGCGGCGGCCCTCAGGGCGGGTTCGTGCACCCGTCCTTTCTAGCGGTTCGCACCGACAAAAACATGATCGAAGTGCCCGGGCACGAGCTCGGACGTCATGAACGGGTCGTTCATGGCGTTTCGGCGCCGGCCACTGCCGACACCGGGCGAAAGCCGGCTAGCCCCGGCCGCCCACCAGGACGTGCTCGATGCGGTCCGCCGCGCCCGGGAGGTCCGTGAGCAGCTCCACCTTGTCCGGCAGCGCCGCCGGGTCCCAGCCCGGGCCGCACGCGAACAGCCGGCTCCGCTGGCGCCCCCGCGAGACCCGGGCGAACAGCCGCGTGTCCGCCACCCCGCGCCGGTGGGCCCACAGCACCACAGCGGCCGGCGCGCTCCGGCGCACCGCGACCGCCAGGACGTCCGCCGGCAGCGGCACCCCGAACAGCTGGGCGCCGATCCGCCGGCCGGCCAGCGACGCCGCCAGCGCGTACATCGGCATCGAGTCGCGTTCCTCCGGGACGCAGCCGAGCAGCACCGGGCGGGTGTTGCGGGGCTCGTCCAGCACCGGCGTCGCGCGCACCAGTGCCGCGAACACGCACTCCGCGAGCAGGTACTCGACCTCCGCCCCGGCGCTCGCGCCGCGCCAGCGGGCACCCAGTGCCGACAGCACCGGCTCGATCACGCCCGCCCACGCGGGGAGGACGCCGAGCTCGGTGATGGTGTCCGCGAGCATGCGCTGGACCGCGCCGACGTCCATCGCCAGCGCCGCCGTGCTCAAGCGGCGGGCGAGCCGGGAGCGGACCTCCAGCCCGTCGTCGGCCGCGGCCGCGTCGGCGGGCGCCGAAGGCTCCTCCGGCTGCGGGGGCCCGGAGCGCGGCATCTGCTCGAGGGCGTACTTCGCGGCTTCGGCCGTCGAAGCGCCGCTGAGGAGCGCTCGCTGCATCAGTTCGAGGCGGCCGATGTCGGAGCTGCCGTAGCGGCGGTGGCGGCCGTCAGTGTGGCGGCTGGGGCCCAGTCCGTAGCGGCGGTCCCAGGTTCGGAGGGTGGACGGGGCGACCCCGAGCCGGCGGGCGACCGAGGCCACCGGCAGGGTGGGTTCTTCGGTGCCCGACCCAGCTCCCACGAGCCTCAATATCCAGGCACCCAGCGCAGTCGGCAACCGGAGGCGAAACCCCTGCTCACACATCCGGGGGATGCCTAACGGCTGAATCGGGCCGGATCGCTTGAACAACTATTGGCGCGCTTCTAACGTTACCGCCGT encodes the following:
- a CDS encoding anti-sigma-D factor RsdA, with the translated sequence MTGHDRGFQPDDVFGSGLSASEAEFAADLSAVQADDALLDALGGSDPALADGLGDQELNALLVAWRRDIDSEPLAELVDVDTAVRTVSTAALAKRHASSGRRRRLLVPIAVAAAVLAIAFTGTGLAARSAEPGDTLWGLAKVLYSDHARSVEAAANAKLDLEKANLAIAGGNLDAAREALDAAQAALSQVSDEDNRDQLMEQHRQLAAQLQNPEAPVQGPIQTSVPSVPPGASSTQVPPAGSATSIPGSGSGTTSLPGSGTPTPTPPPPTSETPTPTPTPPPTTTGATGNDPGTPRSESAGGQSQSVGEGQ
- a CDS encoding sigma-70 family RNA polymerase sigma factor; this encodes MANVGDGLDEPVAAAVEGDPQAVERLLAAIRPLVVRYCRARVGRQERSFASADDVAQEVCLAVLTALPSYRDQGRPFLAFVYGIAQHKVADAHRAAARNRAEPVAEIPDEVEGGVGPEQRALQGELNERMSQLLQVLPDKQREIVVLRVVVGLSAEETADAVGSTPGAVRVAQHRALARLRKVLAAEEVI
- a CDS encoding response regulator transcription factor — translated: MTTVLICDDRRSVREGLTRVMSAVPGVSRIDCVAHGDELLARYSRQPVDVVLVGTQRAVPTGVEATRRLVSANPQANVIVFGAPDDAGSIAAAIAGGARGYLRWDASRPELVAALAHTLASTSVPAPRQPSDPGVQLTERELQVLRGMSQGKSNGQIGRELYLSEDTVKTHARRLFRKLGVRDRAQAVAHGFRRGLVS
- a CDS encoding MerR family transcriptional regulator, which codes for MASVARRLGVAPSTLRTWDRRYGLGPSRHTDGRHRRYGSSDIGRLELMQRALLSGASTAEAAKYALEQMPRSGPPQPEEPSAPADAAAADDGLEVRSRLARRLSTAALAMDVGAVQRMLADTITELGVLPAWAGVIEPVLSALGARWRGASAGAEVEYLLAECVFAALVRATPVLDEPRNTRPVLLGCVPEERDSMPMYALAASLAGRRIGAQLFGVPLPADVLAVAVRRSAPAAVVLWAHRRGVADTRLFARVSRGRQRSRLFACGPGWDPAALPDKVELLTDLPGAADRIEHVLVGGRG